The sequence gcagccttatgagagcctgttgagttgcgctcatgccatttgtgcgtcttttgtatacccactctgtggtatgaatactgctggggcctgaatttccccacccctggggatcaataaatattcaatcaatcaatcaatcaatcaattctcAATTTTTACATGATGATGGTCCTCACAGGAAGCTGGCGCTGCGGCACCACCCGGACAAGAACCCCGACAACCCCGAAGCGGTGGAGAAATTCAAGGAGATCAACAACGCTAACTCCATCCTGAGCGATGAGAACAAGCGTAAGATCTACGATGAGTATGGCTCCATGGGCCTCTATGTGGCAGAGCAGTTTGGCGATGATAGTGTCAAGTACTACTTCCTCATGTCCAAGTGCTGGTTCAAGGTGAGTCGCGCTGTCAATACCAACCACGGAACGCTGGCTGTTGTCGAGGGTTGACACCTTGTGACGATGTCACTTCAGACCCTGCTGGTGTGTTGCGGCATCTTCACCTGCtgttgctgcttctgctgctgctgcttctgctgtggCAAGTGCAAGTCTTCCGAGGAGGACGGGAGAGAATTCTATGTGGACCCGGAGGACTTGGAGGAGAACCAGGAGAACCAGGAGCAAGAGGAAGGTAAGTGGCGGCTTTCTGTCTCTTGGACTGACTTTGTACAATTATACCAGCAATATATTTTGAATTAATTGGGTATTATTGGaatcagcctaaagaaaatttTCAACCCTCGTCCTTGAGGCTCTCTGAATTGTTTAGGGTTCTGTTTTACAGCAGGAGACACTGTAATTGTTATTCAGCCCAGCTCGTCCGCTACCGCCGACGCTTCGGGCAAAGCTGACGCCGCCACGTCAGGTGGGCAGCTCATAAAATATTGACGTGGTTGTCCAAATGTGCTTTCCTTAAACTTGCAGAAAGTTTGACTTCATTTCTGTCCATGCAGGCGAGGATACGCCCATCATGAGTCAGCCCCACTCCGGCAACGGCTCCACCTCCGTCGCCGCCATTGATCTGATACTCGAGGACTGAATCACtgccttgacaaaaaaaaaaaaactattgtcaAAGTTTGGatccgtttcttttttttttttttttttagggagttCCAATATCTTTGTTTACACCAGCAGTTATTTGGGGCTTGTGTTTAGGTGCCACAGGGTTTGCTTTTGGGTCCAcctgtgttgtttgtttttacacagGACTATGCAGAAAGTCTCAGGCCACCATCAGATTTATGTCTTAGCAATGTTAAAATGATACTCACATGGGAGTGGGCCAAAAATAGGCATATCACTTTGTGTACATAGTTTCAGAACTGAATTTACAGTTTTCCCCCCTCCCTCAGACTTGCTTATTACATTCATACCATTGAAAATCATTCATAGAGCTTGTATGCATTGTCTAAAGCTGCTGCATCCTAATAGTTAGTTTTACAAGTCATATtgactgttgaaaaaaaaaaaagttcaatctAAGGACAGAGTTACCAGTGACCTGAGAATGatgcacagttttttttctctgatcACTTTTGTAATGTTCATGTTCATTGTGCCGACGTGCCAAAATAGAGCGCACAGCCTCCCAAGATGTGTCACAATTGTTCCAAATTTTATTCATTGAATTTTAGTCATTCAATTTTATTCCAGATttattcaaattttatacattGACAGTAAAAATTGGGTTTTTCTGTGATATTTCCAGCCGCGGCTAAAATGTGCTGAGACTTTTCTAGGTGACCTAATTAGAGTTTCGACATCCAGCTTCTCGTTGAATTGGaaggtttgcaaaaaaaatactgaaaatcTACCACAGTTGAACGTTCGCAGTCAAATTAAGTTCACCGAGAAAGGTTATGACGTATTTTCAAATTTCATACCCAAGCGGAATATGCCTTCCTTCTTTTTTTGAGTCGTGTATATGTGTACATAACCACTATGATCATCACATGCAAAGCCAAACAGTTGCACTTTTTTAGGTGCCAACATTAATTCCATGTGCTGTGTAGACATAGAAGCCAACAAAAGTACATGAAcataaaaaaagttaaattgtCATCtttgtgttgacttttgatGTTTAAATGAGAGTGCCAAGCGGTCCGACACGAAATGTACTTCATTTTTGGTCTACAATAACTTAaatgttaaattttttttttttttttttttagacattccCGTGTTTATCTGCTCGctcaagctgtaaaaagtttttttttttttgggacagaATAAACTCAGGTGTCACAGATGCAGTCGACTTGTCGCGTtatctccccctcccctccctcagtCAGCCAGATAGCGCAACTCTGGGAACAGGTTGCCGTTTTCCCACTTCCATGGCCGCCGAGTCGTACAAGCAACTGCTGCTGGAGCCTCTCTCCTGGTCTGTTTATTCTTTAAAATTCTTGAGCTCAACATTGTCGTGATTACTTTGTCTCGTCTCAGTTCGGACTCGGACAGCAGCGAAGACTTGGAGTGGTCCTGCCGCGACGGGGATGAGTTGGACTCGGCTGAGAGGGACGAGAGACGTCGGGCCGGGAAAAGACTCATGGTCGCCTTGGTCATCAGCCTGGTTTTCATGGTCGCGGAGGTGCTTGGTGAGAAAAGCGACAAAAATATTATCACATCCTATCCTTTCTATTTCTCTCTTGTCCTATGCTTTGGATCCTAATCCGGTCCTGTCCTCAGGTGGGTACGCCTCGCACAGTCTGGCCATCATGACAGATGCGGCACATCTCCTGAGTGACGTCGGCAGCATCTCGCTGAGCATCTTCTCTCTGTGGATCTCGGGACGCACGCCCACTCGCACCTTCACTTTTGGATGGCGTCGAGCCGGTTAGTTGTCATGGTAGCGCGGCATGaagccattttttctgttaagtgTAATTGTGTTTCCAACAGAGATTGTGGGCATGCTTGTATCTCTGTCGTCCATCTGGGCGGTGACGGCTGTGTTGGTGTGGTCGGCCGCTAGGAGGATCTCCGACGGCGACTACGACATCGACACTGACATCATGCTACTGACTTCGGGCTGCGGCGTGGCCGTCAACGTCCTGTGAGTCCGCCGCTGCGCTGGTCACGCTTCTCCCCAATCTCACGCTTTCTCCTGTCTTTAGCATGGTGCTCATCCTGCAGCAGTCGGGTGTCTCTCACACCCACAACCACGCCTTGCCCAACGGATGGCCGCAAAAGGACGAGGCACGGCGGGATCGCGGCCATCGTCACGGAAACGCCAGCGTGAAGGCCGCTTGCGTCCATGCGGCGGGAGACCTGATCCAGAGTGTCGGCGTACTGCTGGCGGCCGCCGTCATCCACTTCTGGGTCAGTTGCAGCAAAATGTATCCTAGCGtaattctgtaaaaaaaaaaaaaaaaaaaagcatgctagATAGTCAAACATTTATGAAAAAGtagagctttttcttttttaaaatctcAATGTttgaagaatttttattttttatttgttggcaGCCAGAGTGTAAGGTGGCCGACCCTGTCTgcacactgctcttctcccttgtGGTCATGTGGACTACATTTCCCACCGCCAGGGATGTTTTCAGAGTGCTGATGGATGGTAAATATGAGCCTCCGGGCTATGACATCATCACAAGGCGTCAAGTACAAGCCTAACAGACGCTGCCAAATTGATCTCCTCAAGGTGCTCCGCCCGGCATCAGTGTGGCCTCCGTGCACGACGCCTTGCTGGCCGTGCGAGGCGTGTCGTCGCTTCATCGCCTTCACGTGTGGAGTCTGGACATGACGCACGCTTTGCTGTGCGTGCACATCACCGCAGGTACCTCaattatttttaagaaaatatttctctgaatgttttttttctggggtTATTCGATTTTTTGAAAATACCAGAACTATTTGAACTGATTCAAACGTGTCCATGTACTTCCAGAGGACGGTGCCGATCCACATGTCATACTCAAGAGGGCCACAAAGCTCCTGAGCTCCGATTTTTGCTTCACCTCCATTACGATCCAAGTGGAACCTTGCGCAACATTCCAGGTGGACATTTTTTAATCGTGTACTACCTGTTATTTTTTCTGATTACTTtgtagaaaaaatatttttggcacATTTATTTGACCAATCAATCAAACGGAAAGAATCAGacattttattaattttaaGTACTGATGTATTGGGACATCGTTTGCAAAAATAGGCTGTAAATATGTGAAGTCATTAAGATCACATTAGTCCTGTATCACATGGTGGTGATCAATTGTGTGTTTCAAAATGGAGGCGGGGCCAAAAGCTCCTCAGTTGGGCCGTCCATCCTTCCAGTAGCGCGTGTAGGTTTCTCGAAACATATCCCTGCACGCCACTTGGGCTTTGAGTTTGGAGCAGACCAAGAAAGAGCCGCCCATCTTGCGGTGCAGCGAGTACGTCTCCTCTGGCGGCGGTGCGAGGCGTTCGTGAAGCATCACCGGAATGAGGCGGTGGATGCGCTCCGTGGTGCTCTGAGTGCCAAAGTCAAACGGCTCCGTCGACGAGAAGGCCTCACCCAGAATCATCACGGCGTCCACGTGAGCGTTCTCCATTGCCTTTTGAACAATGATAGTTCAAACAATGCCTGGATATTCTTATTTTTTGCAAACTACCTTAGATTCAAATCCGGTGAGTAATTTCATGTCTCTGGAGCGCTGCAGGACTTCCTCTCTATTTTGATGTGCAGCTGCGTTGATAATCTAATTTTCAAAagtataagaaagaaaaaaaaaaatagtgttcCTCTTTCTGTGATCAGTAATTAAAATAAACCTCTAACATCCCGAGGATGGAGCATAACGCGAGTT is a genomic window of Syngnathus typhle isolate RoL2023-S1 ecotype Sweden linkage group LG16, RoL_Styp_1.0, whole genome shotgun sequence containing:
- the LOC133169169 gene encoding proton-coupled zinc antiporter SLC30A2-like produces the protein MAAESYKQLLLEPLSCSDSDSSEDLEWSCRDGDELDSAERDERRRAGKRLMVALVISLVFMVAEVLGGYASHSLAIMTDAAHLLSDVGSISLSIFSLWISGRTPTRTFTFGWRRAEIVGMLVSLSSIWAVTAVLVWSAARRISDGDYDIDTDIMLLTSGCGVAVNVLMVLILQQSGVSHTHNHALPNGWPQKDEARRDRGHRHGNASVKAACVHAAGDLIQSVGVLLAAAVIHFWPECKVADPVCTLLFSLVVMWTTFPTARDVFRVLMDGAPPGISVASVHDALLAVRGVSSLHRLHVWSLDMTHALLCVHITAEDGADPHVILKRATKLLSSDFCFTSITIQVEPCATFQVDIF
- the dnajc5gb gene encoding dnaJ (Hsp40) homolog, subfamily C, member 5 gamma b; translation: MDDPNKPQRKMSTAGDSLYKILGLQKGASPEEIKKAYRKLALRHHPDKNPDNPEAVEKFKEINNANSILSDENKRKIYDEYGSMGLYVAEQFGDDSVKYYFLMSKCWFKTLLVCCGIFTCCCCFCCCCFCCGKCKSSEEDGREFYVDPEDLEENQENQEQEEAGDTVIVIQPSSSATADASGKADAATSGEDTPIMSQPHSGNGSTSVAAIDLILED